In Campylobacter mucosalis, a single window of DNA contains:
- a CDS encoding polyphenol oxidase family protein, protein MGDGREIFEFVLNGSEILAGFSTKEAGNLALHVGDEVKNVEQNRKNLCDFLGLDELKFMTQTHSSIVKILKNKDDELGECDAAITALRGIGICVMVADCSPILLYDRKSGVISAIHAGRAGVVSKIVTKTIALMQSEFGSQSSDIEAFAGVNIKGSCYEIGALDLGEFNKYKNGLNFDINLALKDEFESLGVTKFHFDKRCSHCDERFYSYRREKNTGRFAGVIALRG, encoded by the coding sequence TTGGGAGATGGCAGAGAAATTTTTGAGTTTGTATTAAATGGGAGTGAAATTTTAGCTGGATTTAGCACAAAAGAGGCTGGAAATTTAGCACTTCACGTGGGAGATGAAGTAAAAAATGTGGAGCAAAATCGCAAAAATTTGTGCGATTTTTTAGGGCTAGATGAGCTTAAATTTATGACTCAAACCCACTCAAGTATCGTTAAAATTTTAAAGAATAAAGACGATGAACTTGGCGAGTGTGACGCAGCTATAACGGCTTTAAGGGGTATTGGAATTTGCGTTATGGTTGCTGATTGTTCGCCGATTTTGCTTTATGATAGAAAAAGTGGCGTAATATCTGCTATCCACGCTGGTCGTGCCGGTGTAGTAAGTAAAATCGTAACAAAAACCATAGCTTTAATGCAAAGCGAGTTTGGCTCACAAAGTAGCGATATTGAGGCATTTGCGGGAGTAAATATCAAAGGTAGTTGTTACGAAATAGGAGCTTTGGATTTGGGCGAGTTTAATAAATATAAAAATGGACTAAATTTTGATATAAATTTGGCGTTAAAAGATGAGTTTGAGTCGCTTGGTGTTACAAAATTTCACTTTGATAAGCGATGTTCTCATTGTGATGAGAGATTTTACTCGTATAGACGAGAGAAAAATACCGGCAGATTTGCCGGTGTGATAGCTTTAAGGGGCTAG
- a CDS encoding DUF4198 domain-containing protein, which translates to MKASKILLLGGIICSLNAHDFWLNAQNNEMLNVQIGYGHEFPGVEVISEKRVGLFDKPYLLRDGKKIELNQSGQNYNFEGKKLEKGSYIVAGEYKPTFWSEDSEGKWHMHTDRKNGKKIKYCELAKMSAKAVLNVENANEIDVTKPIGQTLEIVPLSNPADFAVDEFFGVQVLFKGKPLAGVDVGVISPYLENTHDSEQRGFWGKTDKNGRINIKLFKAGEYAVSVLYKTPYENKKICDENVYESTFKFAIK; encoded by the coding sequence ATGAAGGCAAGTAAAATTCTACTTTTAGGTGGCATTATCTGCTCTTTAAATGCACACGATTTTTGGTTAAATGCCCAAAATAATGAGATGCTTAACGTGCAAATAGGTTATGGACACGAGTTTCCAGGTGTTGAGGTCATATCTGAAAAGAGGGTTGGCTTATTTGATAAGCCTTATCTTTTAAGAGATGGTAAAAAGATTGAACTAAACCAATCTGGACAAAATTACAATTTTGAGGGCAAAAAGCTAGAAAAAGGCTCATACATCGTAGCTGGAGAGTATAAGCCAACCTTTTGGAGTGAGGATAGTGAGGGTAAATGGCATATGCACACTGACCGCAAAAATGGCAAAAAGATTAAGTATTGTGAGCTAGCTAAAATGAGTGCAAAGGCGGTATTAAACGTAGAAAACGCTAATGAGATCGATGTTACAAAGCCAATCGGGCAGACGCTTGAGATAGTACCATTATCAAATCCAGCTGATTTTGCGGTGGATGAGTTTTTTGGCGTTCAGGTGCTATTTAAGGGCAAACCTTTAGCCGGTGTTGATGTAGGCGTGATTTCGCCGTATCTTGAGAATACTCACGATAGCGAGCAAAGGGGATTTTGGGGCAAGACGGATAAAAATGGACGCATAAATATCAAGCTTTTTAAAGCGGGTGAATACGCTGTGAGTGTTTTATATAAAACGCCTTATGAAAATAAGAAAATATGCGATGAAAACGTGTATGAAAGCACTTTTAAATTCGCTATAAAATAA
- a CDS encoding M48 family metallopeptidase has translation MKLTKILAIIFVGIFFIGCFASTTKAGLVGVDSRQLLLVSAESMNESARLSYAKTIGSAKSKSTLNTDPAMTKRVQSISAKLISQVGAFRDDALKWNWQVNVINQDTLNAWCMPGGRIVVYSGIIKRLNLTDGELAAIIGHEIAHALREHSREQASSDQLQGIGIFAISAVAGLDASSTQLLAQLAQYGISLPFSRSHETEADRIGTELMARAGYNPNEAINVWVKMNKLGGDSVPEILSTHPSNESRIADLKEVAQKVMPLYTASRK, from the coding sequence ATGAAATTAACAAAAATTTTAGCCATTATATTTGTGGGGATATTTTTCATAGGGTGTTTTGCTAGTACCACAAAAGCTGGTTTAGTGGGCGTAGATAGTCGTCAGCTTCTTTTGGTATCGGCTGAAAGCATGAACGAAAGTGCAAGATTATCGTATGCTAAAACAATAGGCAGTGCAAAATCAAAAAGCACACTAAATACCGATCCTGCTATGACAAAACGCGTTCAGAGCATATCTGCTAAGCTAATCTCGCAAGTTGGGGCATTTAGAGATGACGCTCTAAAATGGAACTGGCAAGTAAATGTCATCAACCAAGATACTCTAAACGCCTGGTGTATGCCTGGCGGTCGCATCGTGGTATATAGTGGTATCATAAAAAGGCTAAATTTGACAGACGGCGAACTAGCTGCTATCATCGGACACGAAATAGCACACGCTCTAAGAGAGCACAGCAGAGAACAAGCAAGTTCTGACCAACTGCAAGGCATAGGTATATTTGCGATATCAGCTGTTGCGGGACTTGATGCCTCTAGCACTCAGCTACTTGCCCAACTAGCACAATACGGCATATCTTTGCCATTTTCAAGATCACACGAAACAGAGGCTGACCGAATAGGCACCGAGCTAATGGCACGTGCTGGTTATAATCCAAATGAGGCCATAAATGTTTGGGTCAAGATGAATAAGCTAGGTGGCGACTCTGTTCCTGAAATTTTAAGCACACACCCATCAAACGAGAGCAGAATAGCAGATCTAAAAGAGGTAGCACAAAAGGTTATGCCGTTATACACGGCTAGTAGGAAGTAG
- the ribE gene encoding riboflavin synthase, with translation MFNGLIREIASVVSYSQNVLRLKAKFRPKLGDSIAVNGACLSVIELFDDGFSVELSFESRTHIAVENLKDRVHIEPAMRLDERVDGHLVQGHIDAIGEIYKISKRENGTDFYIKLPSEIMPLMANKGSVCVEGVSLTINEVLSDGIRLTIIPITLRESLFCEFKIGRRVNIESDLLARYVARQLGFKKELTWEMAEKFLSLY, from the coding sequence ATGTTTAATGGACTTATTAGAGAGATAGCAAGTGTTGTTAGCTACTCGCAAAATGTTTTGCGTTTAAAGGCAAAATTTCGCCCAAAACTAGGCGACAGCATAGCAGTAAATGGTGCTTGTCTTAGCGTAATAGAGCTTTTTGATGACGGCTTTAGCGTTGAGCTTAGTTTTGAAAGCAGAACTCATATCGCGGTTGAAAATTTAAAAGATAGAGTGCATATAGAACCAGCAATGAGGCTTGATGAGAGAGTTGATGGGCATTTGGTTCAGGGGCATATTGACGCTATTGGTGAAATTTATAAAATTTCAAAACGTGAAAATGGCACAGATTTTTATATAAAATTGCCAAGTGAGATTATGCCACTAATGGCAAATAAGGGCAGTGTTTGCGTCGAGGGCGTTAGCCTTACGATAAATGAGGTTTTAAGTGATGGCATAAGGCTTACGATTATTCCTATTACGCTAAGAGAGAGTCTTTTTTGCGAATTTAAAATCGGCAGACGCGTAAATATCGAGAGCGATCTTTTGGCACGTTATGTTGCTAGACAGCTTGGGTTTAAAAAGGAGCTTACTTGGGAGATGGCAGAGAAATTTTTGAGTTTGTATTAA
- a CDS encoding filamentous hemagglutinin N-terminal domain-containing protein, translating into MKHHLLVILTIIQTLANPITPDPNAPKSNQPIILKATNETLIVNITTPKNGISMNEYIKFNTPNTGTVLNNSVNGDKTNIAGFVNANPFLNSGSANLIVNQVNSNDPSLLKGNLEIAGKRADLLIANPSGININGLNIINANSSTFTTSNVNINNAYSIAKNLDSSYLNKNGTINIIDKGLNDSSNYTNIIANTINIASNIHANNLSLKADANNDKNIIAIDSSSLGGMYANKINLIATNDGVGVNNKGIILATNIKINANGDIINSNTIVSDKQTNIHSNQAIINKDKANIISKEDISLNANEITNTNSSNIISVDTINLFANQINNASSNILANDIFIKADNLNNYSLSKLEIARQNFSSTLNLGCCGDKAFSLSVDIKKIKDEIINKWQLEGKAYSDNELNLELYNAVVSQDSVAYALNLHKKSYLHGTSSHPYNNIRLDEASNSIIITTRHAEDNEKTRTLYYSITKEFITPDSLANFIPSKIYSANDINFNVGTITNDKSQIYADNDIKIINANVHNIGKDLQRVVSSSLKYEWEKEEWKNKVLGTKKWVTKGGNSAHKNYTYQEDGYPAILAANNGFYASVINLNNGDINSKTNQSINIPLFKPNHIPYIKFTPIDTGYLYSTSGANMPFMLNKFDNLYKNANSLLNDRLNKKTYSQIDKSSLIIAKNDIKIDADANVFNNGALIANDIAINANNIINKDSLLIANSSVNLNADKNISLTSSAITASNINLNANDIFIDQTTNSYSSRNFTNTTLGAMSELIAKKDININANNNLNISGANLSAKNNINLQARNDLNIKTNQAKESFNISGKDTTFKGIITTNQISSLNANNINLKANDITLVSTNLNASDNINLNSNNNLLITSTNDTIDLTSKITSKGFLSKKQTTTQTIKEQVISSNLNAKNINLTSNQDTTIQGSNLLAQNEINISADNINLTPATYLTQETTQTSKSSFGGISKSSLNKTDQVTNKQGSNLNSNQINLNANTINILASTIQANTASINTQILNLISDKQTNIKTEFKQGSGILTATITDKGKIKEIEIPAVIKIKDKFILNGKDITDKLDTNLANNINQTLNSQEFKDNIIKELTSNQTTPIDEKTINQIKATLNSKEWENKTTTLSGIGSLIITAIITYLTAGAGAAFAGGIGLASSTASATAVSAMTSAVITQTSTALISSVITGNKPNIDLGLLATNTISAGVLSYANFAFGTNALTENMNISDYAKNATINGVGQGITSQIKGESFKDGFTMGAITSILSDSALQMRKYVKDNYDYAGKNKEFVPENTRSKGVRGDEVKLAGSHYEQTYSNGKLINKEIIAPFGGSQTGERLIFGSSYSKGSFTDYVNEYFAGPHDFLSSWNYENIGLKTYLQNNNTLIDIASGLLLIPSAPFAIAPFIQDNMASIGIYKDLKRDNKQMRENAINKSYERQFK; encoded by the coding sequence ATGAAACACCACCTCTTAGTAATCCTAACCATCATCCAAACCCTAGCTAACCCCATAACCCCAGACCCAAACGCCCCTAAATCTAACCAGCCTATTATCCTAAAAGCCACAAACGAAACTCTAATAGTAAATATAACCACACCTAAGAATGGTATATCTATGAATGAGTATATTAAATTTAACACTCCAAACACTGGCACAGTATTAAACAACTCAGTAAATGGAGATAAAACAAACATAGCTGGGTTTGTTAATGCTAATCCCTTTTTAAACTCTGGCTCTGCTAATTTAATAGTAAATCAAGTAAATTCAAACGACCCATCACTTTTAAAAGGAAATTTAGAAATAGCAGGTAAGAGAGCTGATCTATTAATAGCTAATCCAAGTGGTATAAACATAAATGGCTTAAATATAATAAATGCAAACTCATCTACCTTTACCACCTCAAATGTAAATATAAACAATGCTTATAGCATAGCTAAAAATTTAGATAGCTCATATCTAAATAAAAATGGCACTATAAATATAATAGATAAAGGACTAAATGATAGCTCTAACTACACTAACATAATAGCAAACACCATAAACATAGCCTCAAACATACACGCAAACAATCTATCTTTAAAAGCAGATGCAAACAATGATAAAAACATAATAGCCATAGATAGCTCATCTCTTGGTGGAATGTATGCTAATAAGATAAACCTAATAGCCACTAATGACGGAGTAGGTGTAAATAACAAAGGCATAATCCTAGCTACAAACATAAAGATAAATGCTAATGGGGATATTATAAACTCAAACACCATAGTCTCAGATAAGCAAACTAATATACACTCAAACCAAGCCATCATAAACAAAGATAAAGCAAATATCATTAGCAAAGAAGATATAAGCTTAAATGCAAATGAGATAACAAACACAAATAGCTCAAATATAATATCAGTAGACACCATTAATCTATTTGCAAACCAAATAAACAACGCATCATCAAATATCTTAGCTAATGATATATTTATAAAAGCAGACAATCTAAACAACTACTCACTAAGCAAGCTTGAAATAGCTAGGCAAAATTTTAGCTCCACTCTTAATCTTGGATGTTGTGGCGATAAGGCATTTAGTCTAAGCGTAGATATAAAAAAGATAAAAGATGAGATCATAAACAAGTGGCAGCTTGAGGGTAAAGCTTACAGTGATAATGAACTAAATTTAGAGCTTTATAACGCAGTAGTTTCACAAGATAGCGTAGCTTATGCTCTAAATTTACATAAAAAGAGCTATCTACACGGCACTAGTTCGCACCCTTATAACAATATCAGACTAGACGAAGCTTCAAATTCTATCATAATCACAACCAGGCATGCAGAAGATAATGAAAAGACTAGAACGCTTTATTATTCAATCACCAAAGAATTTATAACTCCTGATAGTCTAGCAAATTTTATCCCTTCTAAAATTTACTCTGCTAATGATATAAACTTTAATGTTGGCACTATCACAAACGATAAAAGTCAAATTTATGCAGATAATGATATTAAAATAATAAATGCTAATGTGCATAATATAGGCAAAGACCTTCAAAGAGTGGTAAGCTCTAGCTTAAAATATGAGTGGGAAAAAGAAGAATGGAAAAATAAAGTTCTGGGAACAAAAAAATGGGTTACCAAAGGCGGCAATAGTGCCCATAAGAACTATACTTACCAAGAAGATGGCTACCCAGCAATACTAGCTGCAAACAATGGCTTTTATGCAAGTGTGATAAATTTAAATAATGGTGATATAAATAGTAAAACAAACCAAAGCATAAACATACCACTATTTAAACCAAACCACATACCTTATATAAAATTTACCCCAATAGATACTGGCTATCTATATAGCACAAGCGGTGCAAATATGCCTTTTATGCTAAATAAGTTTGATAACCTATATAAAAACGCAAACTCTCTTTTAAATGATAGATTAAATAAAAAAACATATTCACAAATAGATAAAAGCTCACTAATAATAGCTAAAAATGATATTAAGATTGACGCAGATGCAAATGTGTTTAATAATGGAGCATTAATAGCTAATGATATAGCCATTAATGCAAATAACATTATAAACAAAGATAGCCTACTAATAGCAAACAGCAGTGTAAACCTAAACGCAGATAAAAATATCAGCCTAACATCATCAGCTATAACTGCCTCAAACATAAACCTAAACGCAAATGATATATTTATAGACCAAACAACAAACTCTTATAGCAGTAGGAATTTTACCAATACCACACTAGGCGCTATGTCAGAATTAATAGCTAAAAAAGATATAAACATAAATGCTAATAACAATCTAAACATAAGTGGAGCAAATTTAAGTGCTAAAAACAATATAAACCTACAAGCTAGAAACGACCTAAATATAAAAACCAATCAAGCCAAAGAGAGCTTTAATATAAGCGGTAAAGATACAACCTTTAAAGGCATTATAACCACCAATCAAATCTCAAGCCTAAACGCAAACAACATAAATTTAAAAGCAAATGATATTACACTAGTAAGCACAAACCTAAACGCAAGTGATAATATAAACCTAAACTCAAACAACAACCTATTAATAACCTCCACAAACGACACCATAGATTTAACAAGTAAAATAACAAGCAAAGGCTTTTTATCTAAAAAGCAGACAACCACACAAACCATAAAAGAGCAAGTAATTAGCTCAAACCTAAACGCTAAAAACATAAATCTAACCTCAAACCAAGACACAACCATACAAGGTTCAAATTTATTAGCACAAAACGAGATAAACATAAGTGCAGATAATATTAATCTAACTCCTGCTACATACCTAACCCAAGAAACAACACAAACATCTAAATCAAGCTTTGGGGGTATCTCAAAATCCTCTCTAAACAAAACAGACCAAGTTACAAACAAACAAGGCTCAAATCTAAATTCTAATCAAATAAATTTAAACGCAAACACCATAAATATCTTAGCCTCAACCATACAAGCCAACACAGCAAGCATAAACACCCAAATCCTAAACCTAATCTCAGATAAGCAAACAAATATAAAGACAGAGTTTAAACAAGGCTCAGGAATTTTAACAGCTACCATAACAGATAAAGGCAAGATAAAAGAGATAGAAATCCCAGCTGTTATAAAGATAAAAGATAAGTTTATACTAAATGGTAAAGATATAACCGATAAGCTTGATACAAATCTAGCAAACAATATAAATCAAACTCTAAATTCGCAAGAATTTAAAGACAATATAATAAAAGAGCTTACCTCAAACCAAACAACCCCAATAGATGAAAAGACCATAAATCAAATAAAAGCTACTCTAAACTCAAAAGAGTGGGAGAATAAAACAACTACTCTTAGTGGTATAGGCTCACTTATTATAACAGCTATAATTACATACCTAACAGCAGGAGCAGGAGCTGCCTTTGCAGGAGGTATAGGTCTAGCTAGCAGCACTGCTAGTGCTACTGCTGTATCGGCTATGACATCGGCTGTGATAACCCAAACATCAACAGCACTAATATCATCAGTCATAACAGGTAACAAACCAAACATAGACCTAGGCTTGTTAGCTACAAATACTATAAGTGCAGGTGTGCTATCATATGCAAATTTTGCATTTGGAACAAATGCCTTAACAGAAAATATGAATATATCAGACTATGCTAAAAACGCTACTATAAACGGAGTAGGTCAAGGTATAACATCACAGATAAAAGGAGAAAGCTTTAAAGATGGATTTACAATGGGAGCGATTACTTCAATACTAAGTGATAGTGCATTACAGATGAGAAAGTATGTTAAGGATAATTATGATTATGCTGGGAAAAATAAAGAATTCGTCCCTGAAAACACACGAAGTAAGGGCGTTAGAGGTGATGAAGTTAAGCTGGCTGGAAGTCATTATGAACAAACTTATAGTAATGGCAAATTAATAAACAAGGAAATAATCGCCCCATTTGGTGGCTCTCAAACAGGAGAAAGACTTATATTTGGTAGTAGTTATAGCAAAGGTTCTTTTACAGATTATGTAAATGAATACTTTGCAGGACCACACGATTTTTTATCTAGTTGGAATTATGAGAATATCGGATTAAAAACATATCTACAAAATAATAATACTCTTATAGATATTGCAAGCGGATTGCTTTTAATACCTTCTGCACCATTTGCAATAGCACCATTCATACAAGATAATATGGCAAGTATTGGAATTTATAAGGATTTAAAGAGAGATAATAAACAGATGAGAGAAAATGCGATAAATAAATCATACGAAAGGCAGTTTAAATGA
- a CDS encoding undecaprenyl-diphosphate phosphatase, with translation MDTLQIIVLALVQGISEFLPVSSSAHLVLVPEILGWGDQGLAFDVAVHLGTLIAILLYFKDRILKLLGDFFSSIKTRKAVGESTLVWAVGFGTIPAGIFGLLLNNFIEIYARSAVVIALMTIIFGVILWVADRKGGTKGEADITIKIALIIGLAQALALIPGVSRSGVTMSMALLLGFSRVTSADFSFLLSIPIILLAGGLEAIKLVKMDTHIAWGDLALGVAVSALSAYICVKLFMSLISKMSLTPFVIYRLILGVFLLWWFL, from the coding sequence ATGGATACTTTGCAAATTATCGTTTTGGCGTTAGTGCAGGGCATTAGCGAGTTTTTGCCGGTTTCAAGCTCGGCTCATTTGGTGCTGGTGCCTGAAATTTTAGGCTGGGGCGATCAAGGTCTTGCCTTTGATGTTGCCGTGCATTTAGGCACTTTAATTGCCATTTTGCTCTATTTTAAAGATAGAATTTTAAAGCTCTTAGGCGATTTTTTTAGCTCTATAAAGACGCGAAAAGCAGTCGGAGAAAGCACACTTGTATGGGCTGTAGGGTTTGGGACGATTCCGGCTGGAATTTTTGGCTTGTTGCTAAATAATTTTATTGAAATTTACGCTCGCTCAGCGGTTGTCATTGCTTTAATGACTATTATTTTTGGCGTGATTTTGTGGGTGGCTGACCGCAAAGGTGGCACAAAGGGCGAGGCGGATATCACGATAAAAATCGCCCTTATCATCGGACTAGCTCAGGCACTAGCGCTGATACCGGGCGTTTCACGCTCTGGGGTTACGATGAGTATGGCTTTGTTGCTTGGGTTTTCTCGTGTTACAAGCGCTGATTTTTCGTTTTTGCTCTCAATCCCTATCATCTTACTTGCTGGTGGGCTTGAAGCCATTAAGCTTGTTAAAATGGATACGCATATCGCTTGGGGCGACCTTGCTCTTGGTGTGGCTGTAAGTGCACTGAGTGCGTATATCTGCGTAAAACTCTTTATGAGCCTAATCTCAAAAATGAGCCTAACGCCATTTGTGATCTATCGTTTGATTTTGGGTGTGTTTTTGCTGTGGTGGTTTTTGTAA
- a CDS encoding ShlB/FhaC/HecB family hemolysin secretion/activation protein: MFKILSFLVFSFAFLYANIEQREFKNEQDRLNKSQSNIPSSNINLQSLNQDSDISLVLNENPCFEIDEIILNSQVKINLDKVLKKLKFKSGVCLGEQSINAIIKAVNNEIIGAGYITSSVIPQNLNLKSRKIVLDLNLGKIDKITINNEDTKRNRASLFSAFGEIDHQKALNIRDVETALENIQNATFGNTQISLSPSAKPNSSDILITRQQRKVPITAYFGLDNFGSKPTGKYQGSFGLSALNLLGFNEIYTLNYGGAVFKKEKTKLNDESKNGGSNNFYANFKVPFGALAIDYTHSHYSYHQVVAGAYNLYKYSGTSDSDRLNFSYLIYRDDKTKLTPFFAFFHRKSKNYIEDFELTNQRRKTSSYEVGTKLERYFLNSSLNAKLTYKRGTGMLDAISAPEQNLGEGTSRMKIWLVDVNFKTNYENFSYDMNFYAQYNKTPLTLQDRISIGGIYSVRGFDGQMSLSGQKGFYLRNTLAYRYYGLNEIYTALDLGAVYSVASEFKSDNKLIGTGVGIRGKVGSFSYDLLAFKPLKKPEFFTTKSKAINFTLSYQI, encoded by the coding sequence ATGTTTAAAATTCTCTCTTTTTTGGTATTTAGTTTTGCGTTTTTATACGCAAACATAGAACAAAGAGAGTTTAAAAATGAACAAGATAGGCTTAATAAATCACAATCAAACATCCCCTCATCAAACATAAATTTGCAATCATTAAATCAAGATAGCGATATATCGCTCGTTTTAAACGAAAATCCTTGCTTTGAGATAGATGAGATTATTTTAAACAGCCAAGTAAAAATCAACCTAGACAAAGTCCTAAAAAAGCTAAAATTTAAAAGCGGAGTTTGCCTTGGAGAACAAAGTATAAATGCCATTATAAAAGCAGTAAATAATGAAATTATAGGGGCTGGTTACATAACTAGTAGCGTCATCCCACAAAATCTAAATTTAAAATCTCGCAAAATCGTCCTTGACTTAAACCTCGGCAAAATAGATAAAATCACTATAAATAATGAAGACACAAAGCGTAACAGAGCCTCGCTGTTTAGTGCGTTTGGTGAGATTGATCATCAAAAAGCGTTAAACATAAGAGATGTTGAAACCGCACTTGAAAATATCCAAAATGCTACTTTTGGTAACACTCAAATTTCACTCTCGCCCAGTGCTAAGCCAAATAGCAGCGACATTCTTATCACAAGACAGCAACGCAAAGTGCCAATAACAGCTTACTTTGGGCTTGATAATTTTGGTAGCAAACCAACTGGCAAATATCAAGGCTCGTTTGGGCTAAGTGCGTTAAATTTGCTTGGTTTTAATGAAATTTACACTCTAAACTACGGCGGAGCGGTTTTTAAAAAAGAGAAAACAAAGCTAAATGACGAGAGTAAAAATGGTGGCTCAAATAACTTTTATGCGAATTTTAAAGTGCCGTTTGGTGCGTTAGCTATTGACTACACGCACTCGCATTACAGCTATCATCAAGTTGTAGCTGGTGCTTATAATCTATATAAATATAGCGGCACAAGCGATAGCGATCGCCTAAATTTTAGCTATCTAATATACCGAGATGATAAGACAAAATTAACGCCATTTTTTGCCTTTTTTCATCGTAAGAGCAAAAATTATATTGAGGACTTTGAGCTTACTAACCAACGCCGAAAAACTTCTAGCTACGAGGTAGGCACAAAACTTGAAAGGTATTTTCTAAACTCATCGCTTAATGCCAAGCTAACCTACAAAAGAGGCACTGGTATGCTGGACGCCATCAGCGCACCAGAGCAAAATTTGGGCGAAGGCACAAGCAGGATGAAAATATGGCTGGTTGATGTAAATTTTAAAACAAATTATGAAAATTTCTCATACGATATGAACTTTTACGCCCAGTATAATAAAACCCCACTTACCTTACAAGACCGCATAAGTATCGGCGGTATCTACTCTGTGCGTGGATTTGACGGACAGATGAGTTTAAGCGGACAAAAGGGCTTTTATCTGCGTAACACCCTTGCGTATCGCTATTATGGGCTTAATGAAATCTACACCGCTCTTGACTTAGGGGCTGTTTATAGCGTGGCATCGGAATTTAAAAGCGATAATAAACTAATTGGCACTGGTGTTGGCATTCGTGGTAAGGTTGGCTCGTTTAGCTATGATTTGCTTGCTTTTAAGCCGCTAAAAAAGCCAGAGTTTTTTACCACCAAATCCAAAGCCATAAATTTCACACTAAGTTATCAAATTTAA
- a CDS encoding DUF411 domain-containing protein: MKKTSLALGILCLFASANFASELVEVYKSPTCGCCSKWEEHMRANGFSTKEYLTDATIEVKAKNKVPLELASCHTALVGGYVVEGHVPADEVKRLLALKPEGVIGISTPGMPLESPGMEQGNVPEQYDVVIFKHDGSAEVFATYIGSKKIK, encoded by the coding sequence ATGAAAAAAACGAGTTTGGCATTAGGTATTTTGTGTCTATTTGCAAGTGCAAATTTTGCTTCAGAGCTTGTAGAGGTTTATAAATCTCCTACTTGTGGTTGCTGCTCAAAATGGGAAGAACATATGCGTGCAAATGGCTTTAGCACAAAAGAATATCTAACAGATGCCACTATAGAGGTAAAAGCCAAAAACAAAGTGCCGTTAGAGCTAGCTAGTTGTCATACTGCTTTAGTTGGCGGATACGTTGTAGAAGGACACGTTCCAGCGGATGAGGTCAAGCGTCTTTTAGCGCTTAAACCAGAGGGTGTTATCGGTATAAGCACGCCAGGTATGCCACTAGAAAGTCCTGGTATGGAGCAAGGAAACGTGCCTGAGCAATACGATGTTGTGATATTTAAACACGACGGCAGTGCCGAAGTTTTTGCAACTTACATAGGCAGCAAAAAGATAAAATAG
- a CDS encoding prepilin-type N-terminal cleavage/methylation domain-containing protein, translating into MRRGFTMIELIFVIVILGILAVVAVPRLAAVRDDAEVAKVANNLTTLIKDIKSYYLLQGSLADNFSGMTDVKLELASNNQAGAGGSDRASNPSNAPQPSRGSAQSTTLEAEMSAAGKKCLKLTLNNINITTLKPATLKVEAGTDATDPLCVKILASAVVKNITESSFSYIGKDGNPTPVTSEVLISGLGIRQ; encoded by the coding sequence ATGAGAAGAGGTTTTACAATGATAGAACTTATCTTTGTCATCGTTATTTTAGGCATTTTAGCTGTTGTTGCTGTGCCTAGACTAGCTGCGGTTAGGGATGATGCAGAGGTAGCTAAGGTGGCAAATAACCTAACAACGCTGATAAAAGACATCAAGTCTTACTATCTGTTGCAAGGGAGTTTGGCTGATAACTTTTCAGGTATGACCGATGTTAAGCTAGAACTTGCTAGCAACAACCAAGCAGGAGCCGGAGGGAGTGATAGAGCATCAAACCCAAGCAATGCGCCTCAGCCTAGCAGAGGAAGCGCACAATCAACAACTCTAGAAGCAGAGATGAGTGCTGCTGGTAAAAAATGCCTGAAACTCACTCTAAATAATATAAACATAACTACACTAAAACCAGCTACATTGAAAGTGGAAGCTGGTACTGATGCCACGGATCCACTATGTGTTAAGATACTAGCAAGTGCGGTTGTTAAAAACATAACCGAATCATCTTTTTCTTACATAGGTAAAGATGGCAATCCTACTCCAGTAACAAGCGAAGTACTTATCAGCGGTTTAGGTATTAGACAATAA